A region of Solanum dulcamara chromosome 7, daSolDulc1.2, whole genome shotgun sequence DNA encodes the following proteins:
- the LOC129896121 gene encoding uncharacterized protein LOC129896121 isoform X3 encodes MRPTSKAFILLVLFLIFVSSGTVEGSLGNGVNRIHKFHKKMREVPRKLMAVDAMLDYDYAGPNPRHDPTRKRGGNHP; translated from the exons ATGAGACCTACTTCTAAAGCATTTATTCTGCTAGTTTTATTTCTCATCTTTGTGTCATCAG GTACTGTTGAAGGCAGCTTGGGCAATGGCGTTAACCGCATTCACAAATTTCATAAG AAGATGAGAGAAGTACCAAGAAAGTTGATGGCGGTGGATGCAATGTTAGATTATGACTATGCAGGACCTAATCCCAGGCATGATCCCACTAGAAAGAGAGGTGGCAATCACCCTTGA
- the LOC129896121 gene encoding uncharacterized protein LOC129896121 isoform X4, whose protein sequence is MRPTSKAFILLVLFLIFVSSGTVEGSLGNGVNRIHKFHKMREVPRKLMAVDAMLDYDYAGPNPRHDPTRKRGGNHP, encoded by the exons ATGAGACCTACTTCTAAAGCATTTATTCTGCTAGTTTTATTTCTCATCTTTGTGTCATCAG GTACTGTTGAAGGCAGCTTGGGCAATGGCGTTAACCGCATTCACAAATTTCATAAG ATGAGAGAAGTACCAAGAAAGTTGATGGCGGTGGATGCAATGTTAGATTATGACTATGCAGGACCTAATCCCAGGCATGATCCCACTAGAAAGAGAGGTGGCAATCACCCTTGA
- the LOC129896121 gene encoding uncharacterized protein LOC129896121 isoform X1, with protein sequence MRPTSKAFILLVLFLIFVSSGTVEGSLGNGVNRIHKFHKVLEKMREVPRKLMAVDAMLDYDYAGPNPRHDPTRKRGGNHP encoded by the exons ATGAGACCTACTTCTAAAGCATTTATTCTGCTAGTTTTATTTCTCATCTTTGTGTCATCAG GTACTGTTGAAGGCAGCTTGGGCAATGGCGTTAACCGCATTCACAAATTTCATAAGGTATTAGAG AAGATGAGAGAAGTACCAAGAAAGTTGATGGCGGTGGATGCAATGTTAGATTATGACTATGCAGGACCTAATCCCAGGCATGATCCCACTAGAAAGAGAGGTGGCAATCACCCTTGA
- the LOC129896121 gene encoding uncharacterized protein LOC129896121 isoform X2: MRPTSKAFILLVLFLIFVSSGTVEGSLGNGVNRIHKFHKVLEMREVPRKLMAVDAMLDYDYAGPNPRHDPTRKRGGNHP; the protein is encoded by the exons ATGAGACCTACTTCTAAAGCATTTATTCTGCTAGTTTTATTTCTCATCTTTGTGTCATCAG GTACTGTTGAAGGCAGCTTGGGCAATGGCGTTAACCGCATTCACAAATTTCATAAGGTATTAGAG ATGAGAGAAGTACCAAGAAAGTTGATGGCGGTGGATGCAATGTTAGATTATGACTATGCAGGACCTAATCCCAGGCATGATCCCACTAGAAAGAGAGGTGGCAATCACCCTTGA
- the LOC129894084 gene encoding protein phosphatase 2C 57 has translation MALSNPHLQKVLLNKICSYKITAKKNIIHKPIGGCTGGGEGRGRCCSAIAIDAPAPLTSVSGIRWGSTMVQGPREEMEDDAVIVQSDDLDGFTYAGVFDGHAGFSSVKFLREELYRECVTALQGGLLLNRKDLNAIRKALQEAFENVDRKLLNWLESSGKEDESGATATALFVGNDTLIIAHVGDSSVVLSRSGKAEILTNSHRPYGNNKVSLQEIRRINEAGGWIVNGRICNDISVSRAFGDMRFKTKKKEMLEKGLKEGRWSEKFISRIQFRGDLVTASPDVLQVNLGSDAEFVLLASDGLWDYMKSAEIVDFVRNQLREHGDVQIACEALARTALDRRTQDNVSIVIADLGRTDWGNLPVQKQNVVFEVGQALVTISFVTIGIWLSTMIFSP, from the exons ATGGCCTTATCTAATCCCCACTTGCAAAAAGTTCTTTTAAACAAAATCTGCAGCTACAAAATTACTGCCAAAAAGAACATAATACATAAGCCTATTGGAGGATGTACTGGAGGTGGAGAGGGCAGAGGAAGATGCTGCTCTGCAATTGCAATCGACGCGCCGGCTCCTTTAACCAGTGTTTCTGGCATCAGATGGGGTTCAACTATGGTCCAAGGCCCACGTGAAGAGATGGAAGATGATGCTGTCATCGTTCAATCGGATGATCTTGATGGATTCACTTATGCTGGTGTTTTTGATGGCCATGCTGGCTTCTCCTCCGTCAAGTTCCTTAG GGAAGAGCTGTATAGAGAATGCGTTACAGCATTACAAGGTGGGCTGCTATTGAACAGAAAGGACCTAAATGCAATCAGGAAGGCACTACAAGAAGCTTTTGAAAATGTGGATAGGAAACTCTTGAACTG GCTTGAGAGTAGTGGGAAGGAAGATGAATCTGGTGCAACAGCTACTGCTCTATTTGTTGGGAATGATACACTGATCATTGCACATGTTGGAGATTCATCTGTG GTGTTGTCACGATCTGGAAAAGCAGAGATATTAACTAATTCACACAGGCCCTATGGAAACaacaaggtttctctccaagaAATCAGAAGAATCAATGAAGCAGGTGGATGG ATTGTCAATGGAAGAATTTGTAATGATATTTCAGTATCCCGTGCTTTTGGTGATATGAGATTTAAGACAAAGAAGAAAGA GATGCTGGAGAAAGGACTTAAAGAAGGCAGATGGTCTGAAAAGTTTATTTCTAG GATTCAGTTCAGGGGAGACTTGGTTACAGCATCTCCAGATGTTTTACAGGTGAATCTTGGATCAGATGCCGAATTTGTACTATTAGCATCTGATGGATTATGGGATTACATGAAAAG TGCTGAAATAGTAGATTTCGTTAGGAACCAGCTTCGAGAGCATGGCGATGTTCAA ATAGCCTGTGAAGCTCTTGCACGGACGGCATTG GACCGACGGACACAAGATAATGTCAGCATTGTCATTGCTGATTTGGG GAGGACGGACTGGGGAAATTTACCAGTGCAGAAACAGAATGTTGTGTTTGAAGTGGGGCAAGCTTTAGTGACAATCAGTTTTGTGACAATTGGAATATGGCTATCAACCATGATTTTTTCCCCTTAG